In the genome of Rhopalosiphum padi isolate XX-2018 chromosome 1, ASM2088224v1, whole genome shotgun sequence, the window AATGGGTGCTTATCTGTTAccgcatttatatattatatatatattactagttCTGCGTTATTGTCACGTGGGAAAAAGCACACAAaaccttattatattatgtacatttgcAGCAGTGGGGAACTATGTTGTGCTATTCACAGAAAGAGATCGAGAACAAAAGGGACAAAAAAGGACGTCGAGTATacttctttatatatatatattatatgataatattcacATAGTactaaagaaaaagaaaaatttcgTTGGTTCTCTCGCCTAAGCACATTTGCACGACCTAAATTATAAcgctgtatatattatgtatatatacaataagtgGTATATTGACCGTCCTTACACCACCGCGAATCTCCGAAAATACGCTCACCTATTCGTCGTTTCTATGTTTTGAAAAGACGTCTGAGGCTGATTGGTCGTTAGAAGTTTCACGCGAAACATTATTTCTCcagaaaaaaatactattataataatatactaccgCTGACTAAAAACGCAAAATGAGAGGAGGGGAGGTTTGTGTCAAATAGACGTATTTTTAATCACCACGCCATCCGACGCAGACTATTAGGAATTTGCCGCGTTCTCACGAATTCCACAGCGGCGTCGAGTATTAATACTTGGACGGTGTCCAGCGAGCCTATAGTAGAAGAGTAAAAGGTTTAACGGCCTCAAGCGCGGGCACATCGATATCGTGTTATTTTTGCACCGAAAGTCGAAAACACACACTCGTCAtcattacaaacaaaaatatcataaaatatggaCACCAGTAGACCCGAGCACCGCACAATGAAAGAGattgacataaaataattttttaattcaataatcgAATCCCAATCCCTCTCCATCTTATTTGCAATGTTACCaagaaagaaaaagaaaacactaaaataaattatacctcaTGAACAGaggaaaataataactaaaattccAGTTGACATGTAATGAATATTCTAATCGAACAGTTGAGGTAAATGCATTAAACATAAAAAGGTTGCTacctaatatgtaaattaaataaaaaggtgaatatttttttttataaatcacctCTACCCCTTTTTAGTCTATCAGAGAATTGAATAATCTTTATACGTTCTGCTTTGGGGAATAGGGGAAAATCCTCAATCTTTAAAACCTAtactactatttttattgtttggcattttttttttacatacgtaTCAAAGTCAATTTGTTTCGAACGTTTATTTCTTTAGGGGTAAATCCAAGGTCAGATTGTACTGTTTATTGTAAATCGTTGCCGGGTACCAGTCACGAATTCAAGCGCGTCCGTTCGTGAGTTCGAGTGAATGCCGTTTGTACGTATGatttaacatatacatatataataatatataatatggtattgtcGATTCACCACGAGAGGGCAAAAAGGAGTGGGATACCGCTTTTTTATtccgtctatattatattttatacgtcggACGCCAAGAAAcagttttcaattatttcttattataaattatttatttgaaaaaaagtattaagaCGATAGTAATCCCGAATGTAATAAAATCAGTagggttttataatattacagtactGTCAGTATACATaatctttttattaaatatcaaatacacGCATATTGTGAGGGcgaataaaaacgatttttcaaCAAATACCTACTACCTAAATTCACCCTTGCGCATAttacatacacaatataataatgcgttaaaaattaaaaagcgatattaatattgacatAACACTACACCATCTACACCGAAAAAGctcaaaaatatagaaaagtgTAAAAGCatgtagtaatatatatatatatatataatcgatTTATGGTTTCAAATAACGTGGCTACctgcataatatcatattcaaatataataatattgatgcataaaatgtatattatgaaaacaaaaccAACAAcctcatacatttatatactattttagacGAGCATGTGTCGAGAAATTGaacgtatacgatattatacgcTACATACtttctttttatttgttataggcatatttttaaaaaaaataatattttctcgaCGAACACCGCGTTTAATAGGTAAATACGTGTAAagcgtattataatagtaacatgATATATTGCATGCGTTAAAATAAGAACAAAACAAGCggatatatagatattataggtaggtatataatatattatagtaataataatatatatgacttAATTGATTCATTATGCTACTTACTGTGGCACAAAATAATGGCGACGAGTCTTACGTCCATGTTGTACGTGTGGTTTGTAGACCTTTCGATCGCGAATGATTGTGAACGACGCAGGCACGGacacgagaaaaaaaataataataatagtaataataataataataataataataatcataataataataaaataaccagcgtattattataatgtattcaccTTCGTTCTGAGAAAACCACTTCTCAGTTCTCCCGCGTACACCACAACCACGCCGACCATTAATAACGGCTTTGGGCGATACAAacgtgattttattatatacatatgcacGTCGCCGGATGCTAATACGATTTTATTCATAACGCCACGACGCTTTTTTATTTAAGCGACGCTGCCGACATAGGtttcgatgataataataataatattgttacgtcTTATAGCtgttatagagtataatatatacctacttatatatatatatatatatataatatatgttactcAAACGtttgaatgcatttttttatattatactctattcgTTGTTGCTTTTTCGCAAGACGAATTTCAAAATTCGAAACCAGCAAgacaaagaatataatatacataatttcttTGTCGTGTACGTATAGAGGAACGTATAGAGGAtaggatgataataatattgtgaggTGAACGTGATTATGATTATGACGATGAGAAAGTCTGTATTACGTGATGGATAAAATAAAAGTCAAATTTAAATGTCTTTGTATACAGGACTTTTATTCGGAACATACATTACCATTAAATCTctgaaatatgatttttatttttttgcgtgTTTTGTCTTATGCACATACAGCACGAGATAGccgaacaataatataacattacataGTAACTAAATACCCGAAGTTTTACAATGGtttgtttcattaaaaaaaaaaaaaaaaaaaaatcactatgtataataataataatataatatatggttaagTTTTGTagctttacaatttatttaatggatattaaaagCGTAcagaattacaatttataaacctTCTATTCAACAACATTTTTCGTCCTACGTCtgcactaaatataatatttatatatatataaaaaaaaaaaaaaataactgccttaaaaatattattattattttttttttcgttttacatgttatactataaacataataataatgtttttttttttttagtaggtggTAAGCTATAGATCAAATGACAagtatacgatttttttttttatttattcttaaagaTAAGTTATTGTTGCCTTTGTGAAATCAACTATAAAAAGCGTTTTGTCTACAATAAGATAAAAACGAatagcgtatattattatatcgtataatcgtaattatcatatatgtataatcgtatataagtattaaaaacaagaaaagaACAAATAAAaggtaatacaaattatacatatcCAGCcaagaaacaaaatataaatgaaataaataaggCACAACTTAcaggaaaaaaatgtaaaaaaaaaaacaaacaattgtcTAACTTATAATacccaatacaataataataagctatataatataatatgtatctattgaAAATGTGTACAATCAGTTGAAAACGCCGAACAATtaaatacgtatgtatattttataatatattatatagactatttaagacgacaattttatttttaaaggttgGTACCAGCTATTAGTGCTGAGAACGAGATTTTGGTTTTGTAATTTATCTTCCAATCCTTGCCCTAGTTTAATTATACGCATAACACTTAtactttattgataatatttttttttaactcataacaaaactaaaaatgcaataactatttaaatttttttttcgattttttttcagttttttactCCAAACAAAATACTATACATTGAATTTTCTACAggcaatttgtttaaaatgtatacacatatataatggCTCAGCCTCTAAGCATAATTGCACGTAAACCAGCCCGGATTACAATATGTAGAGACGCGGAAGatcaaaagtttttaattaagatgATTTTTCAGTTAAGACTTTTGATCAGCcttgtactatatatattattatagtatataacaaaacatttatgAATATCTAATCCAACACTATGCATTgttcaacgattttttttttttacttacataatatttaataatctaggCCTATGGTAAATGAAcactcatttttattataataattattattacaaattggtTTCATTTTAAGTTTGGggtgacatttttaatttagcgTTTAATTTTACCAATCtttaatctatattttcaaaaaattcgcatatataaataactaataaaactatcaataacaataacagctatacatttttaatttttaataatgaggtTTTTACGCATTCATTATGCgcaaaactgtttttaattaattgatttttttatacaggGACATTGACGCAAtgagtgattattatttaattttattgtaaatactttaaaatattttaatagtaagtgTGTCGTTCGACCCATCCACCTGGATGAGTCCTGAGCCAAAAACGCCGACATTCGTCATAAACGAATATGACTACGGCAAAAGGTAAACCGGGGAGCCACCATTCGGCTTTCACGGGATAGGTCTTGAGCACCTCGGTCATACCAGGACAGTAAGACACAAAACAGGCAGCTAATGTTTCGAAAACCATTCCGAAATTCAAAACCCAATTGTCCATACCTTGGTGGCAAATGGAATTGTAACGAGTCTTGCAAATAATCAAATCAGCCCATTGCACTACAACAATAGCTATGAAGAAGGCAGTATGGCAGGTATATTCTAGCTCTTTTCTATGCGTAAATGTCCATTCTTGGCCATAAGAGTCTTCCAGGTCATTAACTGACTTTGAATCCCATTCATTACGTATGCCAATCAATCTCCGCGGTAACCATCCGCATTGAGCCATAATGACGAAGTACGAGAAAAATCCTGCTACAGCTTCTATGACTCCGATTTGGCCATAGGCGACAAAAATAAGTTTACCGTTTACCAATTTGTCGGTTGATGGATTTCTGGGATGTCTTAACATAATATCGGATTCTGCCCTTTCGTAAGCCAATGATATAGCTGGCCACATGTCAGTTCCCAAATCAATACAAAGTACGGCAACAACACCGAGTGGCAACGGAATACCACTAAGGATGAACAGTAAGAATGGAGTTATCTCCGGGACGTTGGACGCCAAAGTATACGCTAtagattttttcaaattgtcGAAGATAAGGCGCCCTTCTTCCACTCCAGTTACAATAGATGCAAAATTATCGTCCAATAATATCATGTCGGCAGTTTGTTTGGATACATCTGAACCTGTTATGCCCATAGCTATACCAATATCTGCTTTTTTCAAAGCCGGTGAATCGTTGACGCCATCTCCAGTTACAGCCACGATAGCTCCCAAATTTTGACAACCTTCAACAATATTCAACTTTTGTGTTGGGGAAGTCCGGGCAAATACGATTTCTCTGTTTGTTCTTAAAACGTGTTCCAGTTCTTCGGTGGACATATCTCTTAATAATGAACCTTGTATAACGATTGTTGTAGATTCCCGTGGATCTAAAGATGATACCGGTACTCGACGTCGTTTAGCAATATCCTCAAGAGTTTCAGAACCTTCAGTTATGATACCCACTGCCTTTGCAATAGCTTTAGCTGTCACGGGATGATCACCAGTTACCATGATAACACGAATACCAGCTGATCGGCACTTAGCAACGGCATCTGGAACGCCAGGTCTTGGAGGGTCAATCATAGACATCAGACCTAAAAATCTCAAATCAGTCAAAGGAAAATTAGGAGGATCTGTGGTAAAGTTGAAGCCAATTGGAAACTGATCTGTACTTAGAAAAAGATCACAAAAACCAAGAACACGTTCACCGTAACTTCCTAGTTGTTCAATGATTTCGTCCATTTCTTGTCTGATGTTTTCGTCCAATTCAACAACACCGTCACCATAACGCATTCTAGTACAACGAGCTAAAATCCTTTCTGGTGCTCCTTTCATAACTAACAATTGTCCTTTTGACGGTAATGCGTGAATTGAAACTTGGAATTTATCGGAGGAATTGAACGGAATTTCTGCTACTTTTTTATGTTGATCACGGAAAGCCATAACATCCCCTACTGCAAGCTcggaaaatttaattatagcgGCTTCAGACGCGTCACCCATGACTTCTCTCTTTAAAACTGGTGTATTATCTTGTCCGCATATAAATTCAGCTCTACTGCAAAGACACCCGCCTCTAACAAGCGACTGATAAGCTTTGGTGTTCCTAGCCTCTTCTGTTACACCTGTCGGGTCTTTGAAGTAATCCACCTCAATTATTtccttattataacttaaatgtgTTACAGTCATGCGGTTTTGAGTCAGCGTTCCTGTTTTGTCAGAACAGATAGTAGATGTAGATCCAAGAGTTTCGACTGCTTCGAGATGTTTTACGACACAATTTTTCGATGCCATCCGTTTTGCTGTCAAAGACAAACACACGGTCACGGTAGCGAGAAGACCTTCTGGTACATTAGCGACAATTATTccgatcaaaaatataaaagcatCCAACCAATGGTATCCAAGTAAGAATGCCATTATGAAAAATGACACTCCTAGGAAAATTGCCCAAGCAGAAATCAAATGCATGAAATGATGAATTTCATTAGCGATTGGTGTATCTCTTTGTTCCAGCCTTGTAGTCAGTCCAGCAATACGCCCCATTACAGTGTTATCACCACAAAGTATCACAAGAGCTTTTGCAGTTCCTTCAACCGCATTAGTGGAAAAGAATGCCAAATTGTTCGCTTCCAATACTTGTACTTTAGATACAGCCGAATCCCGAGGTTGTGGTTCAGTTTCTCCAGTCAAAGATGAGTTATCCACTTTAAAATTATGGGCCTCGATAATACGAACGTCGGCGGGAACTCGATCACCGAACTTGACTTCCACAATGTCACCTCTTACCAGTTCTGAGCTCAGTATGTTTTTCCGTTCACCGTCTCGCACAACGTTGGCGTATTGTGGTACCATGTTTTTGAAGGAATCCATAATTCTTGAACTTTTTGCTTCTTGACTGTAAGCAAAAACACCTGTTATTACACATACAAGTACTAATACTGTACCCAGCCATAGGTTGTCTTCCTGTGGTTCTTCAGATGTGGAATATTGAATACCATATGCTAAAAAGCACAGGGCCGCACCTGTCCATAACAGGATTGAAAATCCTTCAAACAGGTGTTTCAACAGGATTATCCACGCAGGAGTCCTCTTAGGTGGGGTTAAAGAATTAGGACCATCCCTAAGCAATAACCGCTTAGCTTGGGAGGTCGTTAAACCTCTCTCTGGATCCGTTTCATAACGAGTGTATAGCTCCGGCAACGGTATCCGGTGATCATCCAAGTCGATTTCTTTTTTGAGATCGCTCATTTTGGCGGTTTTGGCACCACCGCTTTCCGCCTCTTTGGAACCCATTTTGGACAGAATATAAGGGACTTTTcgttgtaaaaatacaattaaaaactgtttacggttttaaaaatatttataggaattcatggttattattattaatattattatttttacaaaatatataaatacactaaCTAATTGGAATAACGAATTTACGTCAACAACTTATAATACTACTTATAACGATCTTTTCATTTGATTACAAATAGGCGATTCTATCTCTATTCTGTGATCGAGAAAATCGATTACGGCTAATaggttcatttttaaaaatattaaataatatcacagACTTAGAATAAAGTGTGACTCCGATTTTCTgaagtgtgtatgtgtgtgtgctgTTGTTATTCTGGATCAGCGTGGATCAAGACGTCTTGTCCCGCATGATGATTttctgcccaaaaaaaaaaaaaacaaaaaataaaataaaatagtaatatattttagcttattgaattgtaaattaattgataaaaattatactattgctAACATTGGAATGGTATTTTAGTTTTTCccccaatttatatttaaataccctTGACGGTAATCCAGAAACGCGCTATACATATACGATCATCGtgccaaaattatttttcaaccatttatttttttacctaatgttgtttgataattaaattaaatcactaaaatatgtttcaattaagatctactataatatattatgttttatatcataacgttataaatgtattaccgGAAACTTAtcctatatataattacatacagCTCAAATAGATATGCAATatgttatagtaaaattatatttcattcttatagtaatatgtatatttctatttacctatagaaaaatgtattttaattatttcgaatTTTCATTAGTTAGATGTAAGtagaaataattatgtacattcaATAAATGGAATGGTAATGActaaattttagaaatttaagtagaatataattttatttcaatcaataatttaacattaaaataaaaattttaaccaAGATTGTTTGATAGTTTGCTTCAATATAtttgcttatattataaatatataaaattattaaaagtagtaTTTATGATCGTTTagctgtttattatttaaaactgatttaactaacaatgattttatttatttaaatcttcgaagaccaaaacaattattaaattttgttttaatttaaaattgtatatttttatagaaaataatttatttactttatattcttaaaattttgaatcttaaaataaattattaaacaatttagatatgttttaatttattatactctatACAATTGCATAAAAAAGTAAACGGAAatagttttttgtattattgactttaaaaatcattaaaaatcttttatatacatatacattttcatacatgtataatacatatatatagaaatttactttatactaaacatttatgacttagaaatatttaatcagATGATAAAGTTTAAGTAACATAtggtaactaataactatatagaa includes:
- the LOC132932192 gene encoding sodium/potassium-transporting ATPase subunit alpha-like gives rise to the protein MGSKEAESGGAKTAKMSDLKKEIDLDDHRIPLPELYTRYETDPERGLTTSQAKRLLLRDGPNSLTPPKRTPAWIILLKHLFEGFSILLWTGAALCFLAYGIQYSTSEEPQEDNLWLGTVLVLVCVITGVFAYSQEAKSSRIMDSFKNMVPQYANVVRDGERKNILSSELVRGDIVEVKFGDRVPADVRIIEAHNFKVDNSSLTGETEPQPRDSAVSKVQVLEANNLAFFSTNAVEGTAKALVILCGDNTVMGRIAGLTTRLEQRDTPIANEIHHFMHLISAWAIFLGVSFFIMAFLLGYHWLDAFIFLIGIIVANVPEGLLATVTVCLSLTAKRMASKNCVVKHLEAVETLGSTSTICSDKTGTLTQNRMTVTHLSYNKEIIEVDYFKDPTGVTEEARNTKAYQSLVRGGCLCSRAEFICGQDNTPVLKREVMGDASEAAIIKFSELAVGDVMAFRDQHKKVAEIPFNSSDKFQVSIHALPSKGQLLVMKGAPERILARCTRMRYGDGVVELDENIRQEMDEIIEQLGSYGERVLGFCDLFLSTDQFPIGFNFTTDPPNFPLTDLRFLGLMSMIDPPRPGVPDAVAKCRSAGIRVIMVTGDHPVTAKAIAKAVGIITEGSETLEDIAKRRRVPVSSLDPRESTTIVIQGSLLRDMSTEELEHVLRTNREIVFARTSPTQKLNIVEGCQNLGAIVAVTGDGVNDSPALKKADIGIAMGITGSDVSKQTADMILLDDNFASIVTGVEEGRLIFDNLKKSIAYTLASNVPEITPFLLFILSGIPLPLGVVAVLCIDLGTDMWPAISLAYERAESDIMLRHPRNPSTDKLVNGKLIFVAYGQIGVIEAVAGFFSYFVIMAQCGWLPRRLIGIRNEWDSKSVNDLEDSYGQEWTFTHRKELEYTCHTAFFIAIVVVQWADLIICKTRYNSICHQGMDNWVLNFGMVFETLAACFVSYCPGMTEVLKTYPVKAEWWLPGLPFAVVIFVYDECRRFWLRTHPGGWVERHTYY